A single region of the Solwaraspora sp. WMMD791 genome encodes:
- a CDS encoding restriction endonuclease yields the protein MREAQRAHAQQVHAQHRTQAFAYRQHQQMLWEAENARQAAERAAADDERHRKRLYTEARAAKVAAANANLRSRVAELEDLLADTLAVDDHIDLNRLKRTAAPPPFDPGPLAVALTPPKWSDFAPPAPAGLGKMFGGEVRHQQQVAEAQQAFAQATADHEAAEAQRQRRLAAAEQRYREQCEKLAAKAAAHNAAIDRFSAVFAAADPKAVVEYFGLVLGNSVYPDDFPQRYRLAYLPESRQLVVEYQLPTVEVIPRVREYRYQPAEDEVTAVGRPADEIAQRYADVVTQITLRTVHELYEADRTRLVETVCLNGIVDTLDPATGRRARPCLVSLRTTRDEFVAINLAKVDPAACLRRLDARLSARPAELAPVSAVVDFDQVDKRFADEIDVLADLDQRPNLLAMPAEQFEQLIADLFVKLGLQMRQVRTTDDGTVECLAHDPRPLFGGTVVVLARRGGGTVDVSAVRDLFGVVQAENASNGILVTTAGYAPAAHDFASGKPLELIDGSALLHMLAEAGGVKARIDSRT from the coding sequence ATGCGGGAGGCACAGCGGGCGCACGCACAGCAGGTGCACGCCCAGCACCGCACCCAGGCCTTCGCCTACCGGCAGCACCAGCAGATGCTGTGGGAGGCGGAGAACGCCCGGCAGGCCGCCGAACGGGCCGCCGCCGATGACGAACGCCACCGCAAACGCCTGTACACCGAGGCCCGGGCGGCCAAGGTCGCGGCGGCCAACGCGAATCTGCGCTCCCGGGTGGCGGAGCTGGAGGACCTGCTCGCCGACACCCTCGCCGTCGACGACCACATCGATCTGAACCGGCTCAAGCGCACCGCCGCCCCGCCGCCGTTCGACCCGGGCCCGCTCGCCGTGGCGCTGACCCCGCCGAAGTGGTCCGACTTCGCGCCACCGGCACCGGCCGGGCTGGGCAAGATGTTCGGCGGCGAGGTCCGCCACCAGCAGCAGGTCGCCGAGGCGCAGCAGGCGTTCGCGCAGGCCACCGCCGACCACGAGGCGGCGGAGGCGCAACGGCAGCGGCGGCTCGCCGCCGCTGAGCAGCGCTACCGTGAGCAGTGCGAGAAGCTGGCCGCCAAGGCCGCCGCGCACAACGCCGCGATCGACCGCTTCTCCGCCGTCTTCGCCGCCGCAGATCCGAAGGCCGTCGTCGAGTACTTCGGACTGGTACTGGGCAACTCGGTCTACCCGGACGACTTTCCGCAGCGGTACCGGCTGGCGTACCTGCCGGAGTCACGGCAACTGGTGGTGGAGTACCAACTGCCCACGGTCGAGGTCATACCCCGGGTGCGCGAGTACCGCTACCAGCCGGCCGAGGACGAGGTGACCGCGGTCGGCCGCCCGGCGGACGAGATCGCACAGCGGTACGCCGACGTGGTCACCCAGATCACCCTGCGCACCGTGCACGAGCTGTACGAGGCCGACCGTACCCGGCTGGTCGAGACGGTCTGCCTCAACGGCATCGTCGACACCCTCGACCCGGCCACCGGGCGACGGGCCCGCCCCTGCCTGGTCAGTCTCCGGACCACCCGCGACGAGTTCGTCGCGATCAACCTCGCCAAGGTCGATCCCGCCGCCTGCCTGCGCCGGCTCGACGCCCGGCTCTCCGCCCGCCCGGCCGAGCTGGCACCGGTGTCGGCCGTGGTCGACTTCGACCAGGTCGACAAGCGGTTCGCCGACGAGATCGACGTCCTCGCCGACCTCGACCAGCGGCCCAACCTGCTGGCCATGCCGGCCGAGCAGTTCGAGCAGTTGATCGCCGACTTGTTCGTCAAGCTCGGACTGCAGATGCGGCAGGTACGCACCACCGACGACGGCACGGTGGAGTGCCTGGCGCACGACCCGCGACCGTTGTTCGGTGGCACCGTGGTCGTGCTGGCCCGACGCGGTGGTGGCACCGTCGACGTCTCGGCGGTACGTGACCTGTTCGGCGTCGTCCAGGCGGAGAACGCCTCGAACGGCATCCTGGTGACCACTGCCGGTTACGCGCCGGCAGCGCACGACTTCGCCTCCGGCAAGCCGCTGGAGCTGATCGACGGTTCCGCGTTGCTGCACATGCTCGCCGAGGCCGGCGGGGTCAAGGCACGGATCGACAGCCGGACCTGA
- a CDS encoding SDR family oxidoreductase yields MTDDRTERRGTALVTGASRGLGAVMARALAADGWAVAVNYRSDTAGAAAVVADIRAAGGSAAAFGADVTDEAEVAQLVAAVAARLGPVRVLVANATGPQPQRAVEELTWQDHLDQLTFFVKSPTLLVQAVLPGMRAAGGGRVVQIGSDMFDRGTPGWSAYAAAKGAQVGLTRTWARELGPSNITVNLVAPGWIPVERHAGTTDEALRGYAAEVPLRRIGTPDDVAAAVCYLASPGAAFVTGQRITVNGGHTA; encoded by the coding sequence GTGACAGACGACAGGACCGAACGCAGGGGTACCGCGCTGGTGACCGGGGCGTCCCGGGGGCTCGGGGCGGTCATGGCCCGGGCACTGGCCGCCGACGGATGGGCGGTGGCGGTCAACTACCGGTCGGACACGGCCGGCGCGGCCGCCGTCGTGGCGGACATCCGGGCTGCCGGTGGGAGCGCCGCCGCGTTCGGTGCCGACGTGACCGACGAAGCCGAGGTGGCGCAGTTGGTGGCGGCGGTCGCCGCGCGACTCGGCCCGGTCCGGGTGCTGGTGGCCAACGCCACCGGACCGCAGCCGCAACGGGCCGTCGAGGAGCTGACCTGGCAGGACCACCTGGACCAGCTGACCTTCTTCGTCAAGAGCCCGACCCTGCTGGTGCAGGCGGTGCTGCCGGGCATGCGGGCGGCCGGCGGGGGACGGGTCGTCCAGATCGGCTCGGACATGTTCGACCGGGGGACCCCCGGCTGGTCGGCGTACGCCGCGGCCAAGGGCGCGCAGGTCGGCCTCACCCGTACCTGGGCCCGGGAGCTGGGCCCGTCGAACATCACGGTCAACCTGGTCGCCCCGGGATGGATCCCGGTGGAGCGGCACGCCGGCACCACCGACGAGGCGCTGCGCGGGTACGCCGCCGAAGTGCCGTTGCGGCGCATCGGTACGCCGGACGACGTGGCGGCGGCGGTCTGCTACCTGGCCTCGCCCGGCGCCGCCTTCGTCACCGGGCAGCGGATCACCGTCAACGGCGGCCACACCGCCTGA